A stretch of Miscanthus floridulus cultivar M001 chromosome 13, ASM1932011v1, whole genome shotgun sequence DNA encodes these proteins:
- the LOC136501552 gene encoding DAG protein, chloroplastic-like, with the protein MSASLPTTAATARLAAQAFAFPSPKPSSTSAFSSLPRAAAFPSFAVAAAPLRPCREREPRPAAAGAGGDERETILLPGCDYNHWLIVMEFPKDPAPTREQMIDTYLNTLATVLGSMEEAKKNMYAFSTTTYTGFQCTVDEETSEKFKGLPGVLWVLPDSYIDVKNKDYGGDKYINGEIIPCTYPTYQPKERRTSKYESRRYERRRDGPPAASRKPRQQAPQTESASS; encoded by the exons ATGTCCGCCTCCCTCccgaccaccgccgccaccgcgcgcCTCGCGGCGCAGGCCTTCGCCTTCCCGTCGCCCAAGCCTTCCTCCACCTCCGCCTTCTCCTCCCTCCCGCGTGCCGCCGCCTTCCCCTCATTCGCCGTCGCGGCGGCGCCCCTGCGCCCGTGCCGCGAGCGGGAGCCGAGGCCGGCGGCTGCCGGGGCCGGGGGCGATGAGAGGGAGACGATACTGCTCCCCGGGTGCGACTACAACCACTGGCTGATCGTCATGGAGTTCCCCAAGGACCCCGCGCCCACCCGCGAGCAGATGATCGACACCTACCTCAACACCCTCGCCACCGTCCTCGGCAG catggaggaagccaagaagaacATGTATGCCTTCAGCACAACCACCTACACTGGGTTCCAGTGCACTGTCGACGAGGAGACGTCGGAGAAGTTCAAGG GTTTGCCTGGAGTTCTGTGGGTGCTTCCTGATTCCTACATCGATGTGAAAAACAAGGACTATGGAG GTGACAAGTACATCAACGGTGAGATAATTCCCTGCACGTACCCAACCTACCAACCAAAGGAGCGGAGAACATCCAAGTATGAGAGTAGACGGTATGAGAGGCGAAGAGATGGCCCCCCAGCAGCCAGCAGGAAACCAAGGCAACAGGCGCCTCAGACTGAGTCAGCATCTTCATGA